The following coding sequences lie in one Rutidosis leptorrhynchoides isolate AG116_Rl617_1_P2 chromosome 6, CSIRO_AGI_Rlap_v1, whole genome shotgun sequence genomic window:
- the LOC139854237 gene encoding uncharacterized protein, with the protein MLSLRIRKVVPRLVGMEQSTFLGGRYILDGALVANEVVEDLKRNKKHGLIFKVDFEKAFDSLNWDYLLEVMKCMGFGTKWCKWISACLKSATISILINGSLTSEFNLNRGIRQGDPLSPFLFIIAAEGLNILTKVAVERGMYKGVEVNYNKSQLFGIGISNDNVEALASWCSCLDGRLPFMYLGIPVGNRMKKLNDWSPVIEKFNKSIYGSNGGLVLGNGLARNPNASLWNSICDAGKHVDGLGISFSNSFIRSIGDGKSTSFWDDIWVGNASFKDRFKRLHRLEIDKDINISSKIEEFKGDGLGNWAYPPMGGTHSELNELRDTVRNLQLTEGKKDCWSWNLNLKGIYKVKDCLVLVDKVILPRAVNSIESLRNGLVPKKVEVFIWRARLGRIPVRFVLDKRGIDLNSVRCPIYDGDIETVEHILFSCQVAKDIWAKVLKWWGV; encoded by the exons ATGTTGTCCTTGAGAATTCGTAAAGTGGTACCTCGTCTTGTAGGGATGGAACAAAGTACGTTTCTTGGGGGTAGATATATTCTTGATGGTGCGTTAGTTGCTAATGAAGTGGTCGAAGATCTTAAACGAAACAAAAAGCACGGCCTAATTTTTAAGGTAGACTTCGAGAAAGCCTTTGATTCGCTTAATTGGGATTATCTTCTTGAAGTGATGAAATGTATGGGGTTCGGTACCAAATGGTGCAAGTGGATTTCCGCGTGTCTTAAATCAGCTacaatctcaattctcataaacggGTCTCTGACAAGTGAGTTTAATCTTAATAGGGGCATTCGCCAAGGTGATCCTTTATcgccttttctttttattattgcaGCAGAGGGACTTAATATCCTAACAAAAGTGGCGGTTGAGAGAGGAATGTATAAAGGGGTGGAG gttaattataataaaagtcaaTTATTTGGGATAGGCATTAGTAATGATAACGTTGAAGCTCTTGCGTCTTGGTGTTCGTGTCTCGACGGTCGATTGCCTTTCATGTATTTGGGTATTCCCGTGGGTAATAggatgaagaaattgaatgatTGGTCCCCGGTGATCGAGAAATTTAACAAGAG CATTTATGGTTCTAATGGAGGTCTTGTGCTTGGTAACGGGCTTGCCCGGAATCCAAACGCTAGCCTTTGGAATTCTATTTGTGATGCAGGAAAACATGTGGACGGGTTAGGGATTTCTTTCTCTAATTCTTTCATACGCTCAATCGGGGACGGGAAAAGCACTTCTTTTTGGGATGACATTTGGGTAGGGAACGCAAGCTTTAAGGATAGATTCAAAAGACTACATAGGCTAGAGATTGACAAAGATATCAACATCAGTAGCAAAATCGAAGAATTTAAGGGAGATGGGCTAGGCAATTGGGCCTATCCACCGATGGGCGGAACGCATAGTGAACTAAATGAGTTGCGTGATACTGTTCGGAACTTGCAGCTGACCGAAGGTAAAAAAGACTGTTGGAGCTGGAATCTTAATTTGAAGGGCATTTATAAGGTCAAGGACTGTTTGGTTCTTGTCGACAAAGTCATTCTACCACGTGCGGTTAATTCTATTGAGTCGTTGCGAAATGGTTTGGTTCCAAAAAAAGTGGAGGTGTTTATTTGGCGGGCGAGATTAGGACGTATACCGGTAAGATTCGTGTTAGATAAACGGGGCATCGACTTGAATAGTGTGAGATGCCCGATTTATGATGGTGACATTGAGACGGTGGAGCATATACTTTTTTCCTGTCAAGTGGCAAAAGACATTTGGGCTAAAGTTCTTAAATGGTGGGGGGTATAA